The nucleotide window TTAGGAGTTGTTACATTTCTGAAATTTGACTACCAGTATATAAGAATGTACGGTAGCGTTTGCATGATCCTAAGCAATTGTGACCGCTCTGGCAATTCTTTGAAGCCTATATGTCACTTCCGCATATGATGAACTCTTGTTAGGAATAACTTCTACCTCAAGGCTTATGTGAGGATCTGAATCCCCAATTTATAGTTTATGTAGTCGAGGACTTTGATAACCAGCATTTCTCTATTGCTGTTACCGCTGTCACATTGTTCATATCCTTCAAGGTTGGGTGAAATACTCTAGAATGCCTCATTTTTATCAATACTCGTTTCTTTGTGTAAGTTTTGATATGTACTATAATTGCTTTGTAATGCTTGTCTTGATAAATTATTGCAACCTATTGTTTTCCTTAATAAGTTCTGCCAACTTatttgcttctgcttctgtTTTGTTCTTTCAGACCTGTCTCATGTCTTCTCTTCTGTACGACGGGATCTCAATTTCATTGACCACACCAGTGAACTTGGATGGAAAGAGTAGGCAAACCTTTTCACTAATTTTAGCTTTATTTTCTGGCACATATTTCTATTTGAACCTGAAGCTGTATATATTATTCTTGTGTAGGTTGCATAGGATCCAGCCAATTATAGTTGATCCAAGTATCTACCTAGCCAGGAGGAGCCAAATTTTTCATGCTACAGAGAAGCGGAAAACACCTGATGCTTTTAAAATATTCACAGGCATAGTCCAACACACTTTATATGCAAGATTTCACATGAATATTTCTTTCCACATTAATGCTAATTAGAAGCTTTTCTGTCTTGATTTGCAGGTTCCCCATGGTTTGTCCTGAGCAGATCTTTTCTGGAATTTTGCATTCTTGGTTGGGATAATCTTCCCCGGACGTTGCTCATGTACTTTACGAATGTGATTCTATCGGAGGAAGGATATTTCCACTCTGTTATATGCAATTCACCAGAGTTTAAGAACACTACCGTGAACAGTGATTTAAGATACATGATTTGGGACACTCCCCCGAAAATGGAACCCCACTTCCTCAATACATCAGTTTATGATCAAATGGTTCAAAGTGGAGCTGCTTTTGGCCGACAATTCCAGAAGGACGACCCTGTGCTGGACATGGTTGATGTAAAGATCCTCAAGCGCGGGCGAAATCTAGCTGCCCCAGGTGCATGGTGCTCCGGCTGGAAGAGCTGGTGGATGGATCCTTGCTCTCAATGGGGGGATGCCAATATCTTGAAGCCTGGACCCCAAGCAAAGAAATTTGAAGAATCCATTACTAACCTTCTTGATGACTGGAGCTCACAATCAAATCAGTGTAAATGAAGAATCTTGAACCGAAAAGTAGATCTTCACAGACTTTTCGTGCGGTTTCCTTTGATTCTAAACTTGATGGTTAACTTGGAAGACTGCCAACAGCTGAGATGCATTCATTCTTTTGGCCACTGAGctcactttcttcttcttctttttttgaggtCCCTCCAGTCACAGCTTGACTATTGTTTATAACAGGGGCATAGTAGCATAGTGAATTCAGTTGGGGTGTTGGGATATACTTGCTATTATATCATTGCCGCTATTATTGATGGTAGAGCACTAGAGCCACTCACAGCCTTTCCATGTAATAAGAGGGTTCTCTCCCCTCTTTTGTAGTGCCTCTCTACTTCGGATTCTATTAGGAACTGTTTGAATATTGGAGCAGAAAATTTCATTCTTTCAATTCTATTGTGTTTCATCTCTTTTGTTAGTGCCAGGATACTTTTTTTTGTTATCCGCCTAGTTTAGTTGGTCAAGCGGCTTAGCATGAAACTCCATATCTAGCATGCAAGTCTTAATTTCCACTAGTTTGTGGCCATCATGTTTGCGGTTCGTGTGCCTGTGGCGAGGAATTAGTCTGGTTTTACTGGTATATTTTTGTGGATCTTGGTTTGAATACTGACAGAATAAGTGTGTTACTAACTTGCTAAAGTAATTTAAATAACTGACTATCTCACTCCTGAGtcctgataaaaaataaaaaaatctttgTTTTTGTGACTTTTTCCTTAAACCTTTAAAAACCTATAAATGACCGGAAAGTCAATATCCCGCCAAACAGAGACCTGGGCCTCTAAAGGTTCAAACTTCAACAAAATCTCGTCGCCTCTCAGATGGGTCTCTCTAGATTTTTCAAGCTTTTACCAAAACCATCCAAAAAtcccttctttcttttcccaaaTCCTCAAACTGGTTCTCCCAGATCAGTGAGATCACTCACAAACCTTACTAGTAATCCAAACCCCTATGTTGAACACCCATCTGGGCTCTTACGCAATCCCAATCCTGGTATTTACAGAGCAATCCATGGCACTCTATACAAAACCCAAGTGCTTGATGAGGCCAATACCCACGATATCACCCAAGAGGCTGAGAAAATCAGCAAAATTCTATCCACGGCCAACTCCAATCCTCGCATTGAGAGCTTGCTCGACGGCGCTTCAGTCAAGGTGTCACCAACGCTTGTCGTTGAGGTCTTGAAGAAGCTCAACAACGCCGGCGCTCTGGCGCTCTCGTTTTTCCGGTGGGCCGAAAAGCAAAAGGGGTTTAAGCATTGCACAGAGAGCTACAATGCTCTGATTGAAGCTCTGGGTAAGATCAAACAGTTCAAGATAATATGGGAATTGGTAAATGACATGAACAACAAAGGCCTGCTCAGCAAAGAGACTTTCGCTTTGATTTCGAGGCGGTATGCGAGGGCGAGGAAGGTTTCAGAGGGCATTAAAGCTTTTGAGAAGATGGAGAAGTTTGGGATCAAGTTAGAAGGGTCGGATTTCAATAGACTGATTGATACTCTGAGCAAGTCGAGGCAGGTTGAGAAAGCACAGgaggtgttcgatgaaatgaAGCACAGAAGGTTCAAACCTGATATTAAGTCGTACACTATTTTGCTGGAAGGATGGGGTCAGCAACAGAATTTTTTGAGGTTGGATGAGGTTTATCGAGAAATGAAGGCTGAAGGGTTCGATCCAGATGTTGTGACTTATGGTATTTTGATCAATGCACATTGTAAGGGCAAGAAGTATAACGAAGCGATTGGATTGTTTCGAGAGATGGAAGCGAAGAATGTGAGGCCTTCTCCTCATATCTTCTGTATGCTGATTAATGGATTAGGCTCAGAAAAGAGATTGGCTGAAGCTCTTGAGTTTTTTGAAGGGTCCAAAGCCAGTGGTTTAGAACCGGAGGCGCCTACTTATAATGCTGTTGTTGGAGCTTACTGCTGGTCAATGCGGATCCCTGACGCGTTCGGGGTGGTGGATGAGATGAGAAAATGTGGGATTGGTCCTAATTCTCGAACCTACGATATAATCTTGCATCACTTGGTTAAGCATCGAAGAACTGAACAAGCTTACTCGGTATTCCAGAAAATCAGTAGCGAACCAACAGTAACTGTAAGTACATACGAAATCCTAGTGAGGATGTTTTGCAATGAGAAGCGAGTGGATATGGCATTACGGGTTTGGGATGAGATGAAGACTAAAGGCGTCCTGCCAGGAATGCACATGTTCTCCACATTGATCAACAGCTTGTGCCATGAGAACAAGTTAGATGATGCATGCAGGTACTTTCAGGAGATGCTAGACATGGGTATTAGGCCTCCGACACAGTTGTTTAGTAACCTAAAGCAAGCGCTTCTTGATGATGGGAGAAAGGATGCTGTCGTAAGTTTCGGTTTGAAGATTGAAAAACTGAGAAAAACCCCATTAGTTGGGTTGCGCTAAAGAGCGATCTCAGAACAACTAATCTACAATGATGGCTCCTAAGTGCTAAGATTGAGGGGTCTGGCTAGAACTATCATCCTTCTACTTCATGTAATGCTCAACTTCTAATATAGAAATGTGGAATTGGTTTTATGGTATTTACAAACAATGAAGAATCCTGAACATTACCCATTAGTCTATCTCAGAGGCATCAAAGTGTGCATATAACCACTATGAATTCGAAAACAGTATCAAGCTATTCTACTAGTTCCAAACACATCATCAACTATGAACAAACTTTACAAAATTCTCATACATGAACTGGAATCAAGTTTACAAGGCAGTTTAATGCACCATATTTTTAATCCAGGCCTAAATCATACTGCAATGATAAGGAGCTAGCATTTGTTCTTCATGGagcctaaaaacacaaaaagaaaaggtacCAAGATTATGAAGGCCTGTAAACAAAGAAGCGCCTGTGTGAAATGGCTCCTTCATCCTCGGAAGACATGTTAGCAAATAGCTCAGAATCGCCGGTATCTAATTCCTCCGAATCGCTGCTATCGAATTCCGGTGAAGAAGGCACCTCTATTACTGGCTCCGAAGGCTCTGTTCCGGCACTCTCATCCTCACTGGAGCTGTGACCATCTGCCTCAGAGACAGGTGAAGGAGCCACCACATCCACCACTTGCTCCGGTGGGCTCTCTGGGAACTCAAGAACCTCACTGATTCCGTGAACCACAAGCCAGCCGTTGTGATACATCTCCGGCATTATCACCGGGACCCCATTGAGCACCAAAACGCCGTCGTATCGAGTGATGTTGATCATAAACCCTTGCAGATTAGTCCTCAACACAGTGCCGTCGTCGAGACTCACCAAATCGTTCCAAGAAAGCTTGCAGGGGACCACGTGGCGGCGGAAGATCGACGAGTACCCGCTCAGATCTCCGATTCGGGGCACCATGGCTTGGTCAACGGGAGCGAAGACGGTCAACATGGTCTGGTACTTGAGAAACCCATGGAATTGCATTTCAAGAAACGAAGCCATAACAGAGCAGCCTTTCAATTTCAGCACCTTGCTTGCTTCACTGAACGGGTAATGCGCCGCCGTTTCCACCGCCATAGCTTCGTTAGGGTTTCGCGGCGTCAAGCAGCAGAGATTCTTGGGGCTGTAGCTCCGAATCGGACCCGAGATCCGGAAATACGGGTCGAAGAATTTGTTGGTTCCGAAGATGATCAACGACCCGTCGTCGAAAATTGGGGACGCCGTGACGGTGACGTTGTTGAGCGAGACGAGGCGGTCGGACGGCAGAGTGGTGACGGTGAGAGAGTGGCCGTCGAGCAGAGTGGCGATCTTGGCGCCGAACGGGAGGGACTTGAGTGATCGGAGAGGGAAAGCGATGGGGAGGAGGTGGTAGCGGAGGAGATTGAGAGTGGGGTGGCCGGAGTTGGAGAAGGCGGCGTCGGCCGGAGCGAAGACGGTGAGCGACGGTGACTGGGAGGTGATGGAGTGAAAGGCGAGGTCGAGGGCGAGGGACATGGATTTGTAGCCGGAATCGGAGAGGATCTCGGCGGCgttggtgatggtttgggcggaggagaaggagaggagagaggtgaggaggagagagaagaagaagaagagtgaggttgaagaagaagaagccatttttctttgatttcttggaGAGAGTCTGAGATTTTGAGTCTTAGCAAGGCTTGGAAGATTGCAGAGAATTTCTAAAGGGAGGGTTTTCAGTTATTTTGGCGGGAAACCTGCCACGTGGATGTCTGGGAATTTCATAGTCGGTTACGaacttttttttggttgtttagCTGGTTAGTTATACTCTTTTAATTCTTAAACATGCGATTTGGGTGAGTCGTGGGTCATTATTTTGGGCCGAGTTTGTTAGCCTGCCATTAGTGAATTAAGCTGGGCTCATAACCCAGCCCAAACTTACGGATCACACCACAAATTTCATTTTCGATTTCTTTCACTAGCAAATACATAGGCAAAGCTGAAACCCCCATTTCTGATTTTCGATTTCTTTCTCATAGCGCATAAGATCCTGAGATGGCTGCTAGTGTTGTTTACATTTGTCATTGACTCATTGGTTATATAGAATTGTATAC belongs to Rosa chinensis cultivar Old Blush chromosome 4, RchiOBHm-V2, whole genome shotgun sequence and includes:
- the LOC112197742 gene encoding beta-glucuronosyltransferase GlcAT14A, with translation MGAEKKWLLTLFSATLLSLLLLLFSSISAFTSPKPFPSIVQHGAHCPPAFAYYIYGGRGDRARIFRLLLAVYHPRNRYLLHLTAEESEDERRRLASAVKAVPAVRAFGNVDVVGKPDRITYMGSSNLATTLRAAAILLKVDSGWDWFITLSAVDYPLVTQDDLSHVFSSVRRDLNFIDHTSELGWKELHRIQPIIVDPSIYLARRSQIFHATEKRKTPDAFKIFTGSPWFVLSRSFLEFCILGWDNLPRTLLMYFTNVILSEEGYFHSVICNSPEFKNTTVNSDLRYMIWDTPPKMEPHFLNTSVYDQMVQSGAAFGRQFQKDDPVLDMVDVKILKRGRNLAAPGAWCSGWKSWWMDPCSQWGDANILKPGPQAKKFEESITNLLDDWSSQSNQCK
- the LOC112197741 gene encoding pentatricopeptide repeat-containing protein At1g71060, mitochondrial isoform X2, with the translated sequence MGLSRFFKLLPKPSKNPFFLFPNPQTGSPRSVRSLTNLTSNPNPNPGIYRAIHGTLYKTQVLDEANTHDITQEAEKISKILSTANSNPRIESLLDGASVKVSPTLVVEVLKKLNNAGALALSFFRWAEKQKGFKHCTESYNALIEALGKIKQFKIIWELVNDMNNKGLLSKETFALISRRYARARKVSEGIKAFEKMEKFGIKLEGSDFNRLIDTLSKSRQVEKAQEVFDEMKHRRFKPDIKSYTILLEGWGQQQNFLRLDEVYREMKAEGFDPDVVTYGILINAHCKGKKYNEAIGLFREMEAKNVRPSPHIFCMLINGLGSEKRLAEALEFFEGSKASGLEPEAPTYNAVVGAYCWSMRIPDAFGVVDEMRKCGIGPNSRTYDIILHHLVKHRRTEQAYSVFQKISSEPTVTVSTYEILVRMFCNEKRVDMALRVWDEMKTKGVLPGMHMFSTLINSLCHENKLDDACRYFQEMLDMGIRPPTQLFSNLKQALLDDGRKDAVVSFGLKIEKLRKTPLVGLR
- the LOC112197741 gene encoding pentatricopeptide repeat-containing protein At1g71060, mitochondrial isoform X1 yields the protein MGLSRFFKLLPKPSKNPFFLFPNPQTGSPRSVRSLTNLTSNPNPYVEHPSGLLRNPNPGIYRAIHGTLYKTQVLDEANTHDITQEAEKISKILSTANSNPRIESLLDGASVKVSPTLVVEVLKKLNNAGALALSFFRWAEKQKGFKHCTESYNALIEALGKIKQFKIIWELVNDMNNKGLLSKETFALISRRYARARKVSEGIKAFEKMEKFGIKLEGSDFNRLIDTLSKSRQVEKAQEVFDEMKHRRFKPDIKSYTILLEGWGQQQNFLRLDEVYREMKAEGFDPDVVTYGILINAHCKGKKYNEAIGLFREMEAKNVRPSPHIFCMLINGLGSEKRLAEALEFFEGSKASGLEPEAPTYNAVVGAYCWSMRIPDAFGVVDEMRKCGIGPNSRTYDIILHHLVKHRRTEQAYSVFQKISSEPTVTVSTYEILVRMFCNEKRVDMALRVWDEMKTKGVLPGMHMFSTLINSLCHENKLDDACRYFQEMLDMGIRPPTQLFSNLKQALLDDGRKDAVVSFGLKIEKLRKTPLVGLR